The DNA region AATCGTTTTCCTTTATATTAGTATTACAACTAGTAATAAGGACAAATATCAATATCATTGATAATAATCTATGTTTCATTTTTTGATATTTATTAAAGTCTAATTACAAAGTTTTTTAAATTACGGCCAACAGTTGTATAAACACAATTAGGTTTATCAACATTACATTTATTTCAATTAAAAATGTCACTAACGAAAATAGCCGAAATGTTTTACAAAAACAACAAAAGTTTCTGTCGCCAACAGTTACTCAATAATCTCCACATTCCGGATATAAATGTTCCGTAGTGGCCAGTCGGCATCATCCGTTTCTACTTTTGCAATTTTGTCAATTACGTCCATACCGCGGGTTACATGGCCAAAAATGGTATAATCGCCGTTTAGGTAATGAGCACCGCCATGCTGTTGAACTATAAAAAACTCATAGGGCGAGGCCAGTTTATGTGGGTTGTCTATTTCGCTGCTGGGCATGGAAATAACGCCGCGGTCGTGCTTAAAGCCACGCTTGGTGTCGGGTGGCAGCAGGTATTGCCCAATGGCGTGGCGCTTGTCCAAGGTTTTTTGGTCGTCGCTGTGGCCGGCCTGTACCATAAAATTATCGATCACGCGGTAAAATTGGGTGCCGTTAAAATACTTCTGTTTGGTGAGGAAAATAAAATTAGAGCGGTGGAATTTGGTTTCATCATACAACAACACATCAAACGAACCCAAATCGGTAGTAATGCGCACCTTATTTTCTTTGTGTTTTTTGTCGTATTGCAAGAAAAATTCCATGGCGTTTTTTTCCGTCAACAACGGAAATTCGCGCTCGGGCAATTCGCTCACCACCTTGGATTCTGTTTCCGTTTTTAGTTCAGAACTATCTATTTGTTCAACTTCGGTTTTTGGGGTGCTTTTATGTTTAGATTTTTTATCTTCACAATTCAAAAAAACGGCAAACAAACACAGTAATAAATACAGTCTCATTAATTAATATTTTAGTCGCCAATAAGGCTTTTCTAGATGAATTTCGATTATACACAATAGCTTACAATGAGTTGAGCGTTACCCTGAATTGTCACACTGAGCGGAGTCGAAGTGTTATTTCAGGGTCGCATTATAAGGTTTTGGTTTTTTAATTTTTTTTGAGATGCTGAAACA from Tamlana crocina includes:
- a CDS encoding peptidylprolyl isomerase; the protein is MRLYLLLCLFAVFLNCEDKKSKHKSTPKTEVEQIDSSELKTETESKVVSELPEREFPLLTEKNAMEFFLQYDKKHKENKVRITTDLGSFDVLLYDETKFHRSNFIFLTKQKYFNGTQFYRVIDNFMVQAGHSDDQKTLDKRHAIGQYLLPPDTKRGFKHDRGVISMPSSEIDNPHKLASPYEFFIVQQHGGAHYLNGDYTIFGHVTRGMDVIDKIAKVETDDADWPLRNIYIRNVEIIE